CCTATATTTTTACTAATCACGCCCCTAAAGATATTGTTTCCCGCTATAAAAATATCCAAAAAACAGACCATTTAATCGCTGTGGACAAAGGAATTGACCAGATTGATGAATTGGGCTTAAATCCTTATATCCTGATTGGAGACCTGGATTCTATAGAGCCCGAAATGCTGGAAAAATATTGCCATATCCCTTTCCATCGGCATCCCACCGAAAAAAACGAAACCGATACGGAACTGGCACTGGAGTGGTGTTTACAGCAGGAATGTTATAGTGAAATAATCATTTGCAACGATATGCAAGGTCGTTTTGACCACGCTTTAGCAATTGCCATAAACTTGTTGAAAATAAAAAGCCCTGCAGGCGAAAAAATTCCCTACCCTGTTCCCTATCGGATTGAAAGTGAAAACCAGTCCATTTTTATTTTACCGGATAACATTGAATTTAACAATTGCCAAGGAAAGCTGCTATCCCTTATTCCGCTATCGGAAAGGATTGTCTTTTCCCGGTCTCAAAACCTGAAATATCCTTTGGATAGCTTGATAATAAGGGATTATCAATCCCGGGGAATAAGTAATATTATCACTGCGGCTAAAGCCGAAATCCTGAAAACAGAAGGAATTTGCCTGGCAGTTCTGGAGGGCTGACATCCCTGTCAGCAACCTTGGTTTTTCTGAGGGCTGACATCCTTGTCAGCAACCATTTTCTTCCGCTACTCAAACATCCAGTATTTGTTCTATTTCTGCTTCTTCCACAGGTAATTCCTGCACTTTATCCAAACGCTTTTCAATTTGCCTGCTGCGGAAACTTGCTTTTTCAATGTTATTTGATGCCTCCTGCAGTTTCTTCTGGGTTTGGTCTAAAATAATTCCAAATTTACCAAATTCATTTTTGATGGAGGCAAGGATTTTCCAGACCTCGGAGGTCTTTTTCTGAATTGCCAAAGTGCGAAAGCCAACCTGTAAACTGTTTATTACTGCTGCAGTAGTGGTGGGACCGCAAATAATTATATGATAATCCCGCATAATAGATTCAAAAAGTCCCACATTGCGTAAGACCTCTGCGTAAAGACCCTCAAAAGGTAAAAAGAGCAT
The sequence above is a segment of the Candidatus Cloacimonas sp. genome. Coding sequences within it:
- a CDS encoding thiamine diphosphokinase, which produces MSPSMLCAEKTRAYIFTNHAPKDIVSRYKNIQKTDHLIAVDKGIDQIDELGLNPYILIGDLDSIEPEMLEKYCHIPFHRHPTEKNETDTELALEWCLQQECYSEIIICNDMQGRFDHALAIAINLLKIKSPAGEKIPYPVPYRIESENQSIFILPDNIEFNNCQGKLLSLIPLSERIVFSRSQNLKYPLDSLIIRDYQSRGISNIITAAKAEILKTEGICLAVLEG